Proteins from a single region of Gemmatirosa kalamazoonensis:
- a CDS encoding proline racemase family protein produces the protein MRLTSAIHAVDAHACGEPGRVIVGGVLDVPGATMFDKMQHLATHMDGLRRRMLREPRGYPAANCNLVLPPTHPDAQAGYVIMEQVEYPGMSGTNTMCVATVLLETGMLPMQEPVTELVLEAPAGLIRVRADCSNGKVTRVTFRNVPAFATHLDAAVEVPHLGTVRVDVAYGGMFYVIADAEPLGLRLTADEGRDIVRVGEMIKAAAREQLPVRHPEQPGFEGITIGQLSGPPHDADNDMRNAVIVSTGTLDWEKPSTWTGAIDRSPCGTGTAARMATLHARGRLPLHRDFRHEGVLGTVFTGRLLEETSVGPHRAVVSSISGTAWITGMATYVVDADDPFPEGFTVGDIW, from the coding sequence GTGCGACTCACCAGCGCGATCCACGCCGTCGACGCCCACGCGTGCGGCGAACCGGGCCGCGTCATCGTCGGCGGCGTCCTCGACGTCCCCGGCGCCACGATGTTCGACAAGATGCAGCACCTCGCGACCCACATGGACGGCCTCCGCCGCCGCATGCTCCGCGAGCCGCGCGGCTACCCCGCCGCGAACTGCAACCTCGTCCTCCCGCCGACGCACCCCGACGCGCAGGCCGGCTACGTCATCATGGAGCAGGTCGAGTACCCTGGCATGTCGGGCACGAACACGATGTGCGTCGCCACCGTGCTGCTCGAGACGGGGATGCTCCCCATGCAGGAGCCGGTCACGGAGCTCGTGCTCGAGGCGCCCGCGGGGCTCATCCGCGTCCGCGCCGACTGCTCGAACGGCAAGGTGACCCGCGTCACGTTCCGCAACGTGCCCGCGTTCGCGACCCACCTCGACGCCGCCGTCGAGGTCCCGCACCTCGGCACCGTACGCGTCGACGTCGCCTACGGCGGCATGTTCTACGTCATCGCCGACGCCGAGCCGCTCGGCCTGCGTCTCACCGCGGACGAGGGGCGCGACATCGTCCGCGTCGGCGAGATGATCAAGGCCGCCGCCCGCGAGCAGCTGCCGGTGCGACACCCCGAGCAGCCGGGCTTCGAGGGGATCACCATCGGCCAGCTCTCGGGCCCACCGCACGACGCGGACAACGACATGCGCAACGCGGTGATCGTCTCCACCGGCACGCTCGACTGGGAGAAGCCGTCGACGTGGACCGGCGCGATCGACCGCTCCCCGTGCGGCACCGGCACCGCCGCGCGCATGGCCACGCTCCACGCGCGCGGCCGGCTTCCGCTCCACCGCGACTTCCGGCACGAGGGCGTGTTAGGCACCGTCTTCACCGGCCGCCTGCTCGAGGAGACGTCGGTCGGTCCGCACCGCGCCGTCGTCTCGTCGATCAGCGGCACCGCGTGGATCACTGGCATGGCCACGTACGTCGTCGACGCCGACGATCCGTTTCCCGAGGGGTTCACCGTGGGGGACATCTGGTGA
- a CDS encoding ribulokinase, producing MYSLGIDYGTNSVRALVVDVDTGAELGTWVYDYPSGQKGILLDPTDPDLARQNPRDYLVGLEGAVKGALARAAEHDGFDASRVVGIGVDTTGSTPIPVDVLGQPLAFQERFRTELDAYVWLWKDHTGHAEARRITETAARMRPHYLAKCGGTYSAEWYWAKILHCLHSSPDVFDAAHTWVEHADWIPAILTGTERPAALRRSVCAAGHKAMYHREWGGYPDAEFLAALDPRLVRLRDALPNEAHSVADAAGGLTVEWAGRLGLPTGIPVAVGAFDAHLGAVGSGIRRGTLVKIIGTSTCDLMIAPLDADCADVPGLCGVVPESVLPGQFGLEAGQSAVGDIFNWFVEGVKPAGKGHAELTAEAERLRPGESGLLALDWLNGNRTVLVDQRLTGMILGLTLHTTPAEIYRALVEATAFGARVIMERYEEYGDAVDRIVNCGGISDKNPFVMQIYADVMGRPVQISRSAQTCALGAAVAGAVVAGTDAGGHDSFDRAMQAMTGVRDTVFEPVPERRAVYDRLYALYRRLHDAFGVPGANGDLYDVMKDLLDIRDEMRRESHVA from the coding sequence GTGTATTCGTTAGGCATCGACTACGGCACCAACTCCGTCCGCGCGCTCGTCGTCGACGTCGACACGGGCGCGGAGCTCGGGACCTGGGTGTACGACTATCCATCGGGACAGAAAGGGATCCTGCTCGACCCCACGGACCCCGACCTCGCCCGGCAGAACCCGCGCGACTACCTCGTCGGCCTCGAGGGCGCGGTGAAGGGCGCGCTCGCGCGCGCCGCCGAGCATGACGGGTTCGACGCGTCGCGCGTCGTCGGCATCGGCGTCGACACGACGGGGTCCACGCCGATCCCCGTCGACGTCCTCGGCCAGCCGCTCGCGTTCCAGGAGCGGTTCCGCACGGAGCTCGACGCGTACGTGTGGCTGTGGAAGGACCACACCGGCCACGCCGAAGCGCGTCGCATCACCGAGACCGCGGCGCGGATGCGCCCGCACTACCTCGCGAAGTGCGGTGGCACGTACAGCGCGGAGTGGTACTGGGCGAAGATCCTGCACTGCCTGCACTCGTCGCCCGACGTGTTCGACGCCGCGCACACGTGGGTGGAGCACGCCGACTGGATCCCCGCGATCCTCACCGGCACCGAGCGCCCCGCGGCGCTGCGCCGCTCCGTGTGCGCGGCCGGGCACAAGGCGATGTACCACCGCGAGTGGGGCGGCTACCCGGATGCCGAGTTCCTCGCCGCGCTCGACCCGCGGCTCGTGCGGCTGCGCGACGCGTTGCCTAACGAGGCGCACAGCGTCGCCGACGCGGCGGGCGGTCTGACGGTGGAGTGGGCCGGTCGGCTCGGCCTCCCGACCGGGATCCCGGTCGCCGTCGGCGCGTTCGACGCCCACCTCGGCGCCGTAGGATCGGGCATCCGGCGCGGCACGCTCGTGAAGATCATCGGCACGTCGACGTGCGACCTCATGATCGCGCCGCTCGACGCGGACTGCGCCGACGTCCCGGGGCTGTGCGGCGTCGTGCCCGAGTCGGTGCTGCCGGGACAGTTCGGCCTCGAGGCCGGGCAGAGCGCGGTCGGCGACATCTTCAACTGGTTCGTCGAAGGGGTGAAGCCGGCGGGGAAGGGGCACGCCGAGCTCACCGCGGAGGCGGAGCGGCTGCGCCCCGGCGAGAGCGGGCTGCTCGCGCTCGACTGGCTGAACGGCAACCGCACGGTGCTCGTCGACCAGCGCCTCACGGGCATGATCCTCGGCCTCACGCTGCACACCACGCCGGCCGAGATCTACCGCGCGCTCGTCGAGGCGACCGCGTTCGGCGCGCGCGTCATCATGGAGCGCTACGAGGAGTACGGCGACGCGGTCGATCGCATCGTGAACTGCGGCGGCATCTCCGACAAGAACCCGTTCGTCATGCAGATCTACGCCGACGTCATGGGACGCCCGGTGCAGATCTCGCGCAGCGCGCAGACGTGCGCGCTTGGCGCCGCGGTGGCGGGCGCCGTCGTCGCCGGCACGGACGCCGGTGGACACGACTCGTTCGACCGAGCGATGCAGGCGATGACCGGCGTGCGCGACACGGTGTTCGAGCCGGTGCCCGAGCGGCGCGCGGTGTACGACCGGCTGTACGCGCTCTACCGTCGCCTGCACGACGCGTTCGGCGTGCCGGGCGCGAACGGGGACCTGTACGACGTCATGAAGGATCTGCTCGACATCCGCGACGAGATGCGCCGGGAGTCCCATGTCGCATGA
- the araD gene encoding L-ribulose-5-phosphate 4-epimerase AraD, translating to MSHDALREQVCQANLDLVKAGLVILTWGNVSGVDRDAGVMAIKPSGVAYDALRPEDIVVVSLDTGDVVEGSLRPSSDTPTHLVLYREFPRIGGVAHTHSAAAVSWAQAERDVPCFGTTHADHFRGCVPVTRRMRADEIRGAYEHNTGLLIAESFRERGLDPSDVPGVLVAGHGPFAWGHDVPNAVENAVALEATARMALDTLRINPDARAIDDTLLERHHRRKHGAEAYYGQGKA from the coding sequence ATGTCGCATGACGCGCTGCGCGAGCAGGTGTGCCAGGCGAACCTCGACCTCGTGAAGGCGGGGCTCGTCATCCTCACGTGGGGTAACGTGAGCGGCGTCGATCGCGACGCCGGCGTGATGGCGATCAAGCCGAGCGGCGTCGCGTACGACGCGCTGCGGCCGGAGGACATCGTCGTCGTGTCGCTCGACACCGGCGACGTGGTCGAGGGCTCGCTCCGTCCGTCGTCCGACACGCCGACGCATCTCGTGCTCTACCGCGAGTTCCCGCGCATCGGCGGCGTGGCGCACACGCACAGCGCCGCGGCGGTGAGCTGGGCGCAGGCCGAGCGGGACGTGCCGTGCTTCGGCACCACCCACGCCGACCACTTCCGCGGCTGCGTTCCCGTGACGCGCCGCATGCGCGCCGACGAGATCCGCGGCGCGTACGAGCACAACACGGGGCTGCTGATCGCCGAGTCCTTCCGCGAGCGCGGCCTCGACCCGTCCGACGTGCCCGGCGTGCTCGTCGCCGGCCACGGGCCGTTCGCGTGGGGCCACGACGTGCCTAACGCCGTCGAGAACGCCGTCGCCCTCGAGGCCACCGCCCGCATGGCGCTCGACACGCTGCGCATCAACCCCGACGCGCGCGCGATCGACGACACGTTGCTCGAGCGTCACCACCGCCGTAAGCACGGCGCGGAGGCGTACTACGGCCAAGGCAAGGCTTGA
- a CDS encoding protein kinase domain-containing protein: MTDLRERLQTSLGDAYTIERELGGGGMSQVFVAEDTGLGRRVVVKVLPAALAASVSIARFRREIALAARLQHPHIVPVLAAGQTDDGLPYYTMPYVEGESLRARLGRGGLPIREAVGVLRDVAKALAYAHAQGIAHRDVKPDNILLTDTSAVITDFGVAKALSASATGEALTSVGIALGTPAYMAPEQAVADPATDARADLYSLGVVAYEMLVGHQPFAGRTGQAVLAAHATQMPTPIATLRPSVPSALAALVMRCLEKRPEDRPQTAREILDALDATPAAGFAPARGARSVALAGGARLALAVGAVVVLLALVAGAFAWRARTGRSASGEIRSLAVLPFVNTSGDRQDDYFSDGLTDELAHALAHVPGLTLAGRTSTYAFKGRFVSAPEIGKALGVRALVTGTVRRAGDRLRVTTQLVSAADGTVMWDSVYESRSGDVFAVQDSLTRAVAAALARTLGGRDDPADRPRATEVTVGRGTTNAEAYELYLKGMYYWHERGAENVARSIGLFQQAIARDPTFARAYAALAFAYEVLRVYVPDPTDSATSLFNASARRAMTLDSTLADAQIAQALAFEHDFRFPEAERYYRAVIAAEPSNEFAHHVLGFMLRSIGRTDEAIAELRVATRLDPLAKSAGTVLGATLTEARRFGEAETAIRRILAIDSTFSLALGDLGLIQALGGRPDCAVRTLERGVRLHPEARGMHGRLLFAYAAAGRWDDAERVRASLHQPGGDLSGGVETAFADFVLDDREPLVRLLTTRAGQYHWISTFGSLGCNPFLDPLWTDARFRAAMRDLGVAPCALARPWPFAPPTLAR, translated from the coding sequence ATGACCGACCTCCGCGAGCGCCTCCAGACCTCCCTCGGCGACGCCTACACGATCGAGCGCGAGCTCGGCGGTGGAGGGATGTCGCAGGTGTTCGTCGCCGAAGACACCGGACTCGGGCGGCGCGTCGTCGTGAAGGTGCTTCCCGCGGCGCTCGCGGCGAGCGTCTCCATCGCGCGCTTCCGGCGGGAGATCGCGCTCGCGGCCAGGCTGCAGCATCCGCACATCGTGCCGGTCCTCGCCGCGGGACAGACGGACGACGGGCTGCCGTACTACACCATGCCCTACGTCGAGGGCGAGAGCCTGCGCGCGCGCCTCGGCCGCGGCGGGCTGCCGATCCGCGAGGCGGTCGGCGTCCTGCGCGACGTCGCGAAGGCGCTCGCCTACGCGCACGCGCAGGGCATCGCGCACCGCGACGTCAAGCCGGACAACATCCTGCTCACCGACACGTCGGCGGTGATCACCGACTTCGGCGTCGCCAAGGCCCTCAGCGCGTCGGCGACGGGCGAGGCGTTGACGTCGGTGGGCATCGCGTTAGGCACCCCGGCCTACATGGCGCCCGAGCAGGCGGTCGCCGATCCGGCCACCGACGCGCGCGCGGACCTCTACTCGCTCGGCGTCGTCGCGTACGAGATGCTCGTCGGGCACCAGCCGTTCGCGGGGCGTACCGGGCAGGCCGTCCTCGCCGCGCACGCCACCCAGATGCCGACGCCGATCGCCACGCTGCGGCCGTCGGTGCCGTCCGCGCTGGCGGCGCTCGTGATGCGCTGCCTGGAGAAGCGCCCCGAGGACCGCCCGCAGACGGCGCGCGAGATCCTCGACGCGCTCGACGCGACGCCGGCGGCCGGCTTCGCGCCGGCGCGTGGCGCGCGCTCGGTGGCGCTCGCCGGCGGCGCCCGCCTCGCGCTCGCCGTCGGCGCCGTCGTGGTGTTGCTCGCCCTCGTGGCGGGTGCGTTCGCGTGGCGCGCGCGCACGGGCCGCTCCGCCAGCGGCGAGATCCGCTCGCTCGCCGTGCTGCCATTCGTGAACACGAGCGGCGATCGGCAGGACGACTACTTCAGCGACGGGCTCACCGACGAGCTGGCGCACGCGCTCGCGCACGTCCCGGGGCTCACGCTCGCCGGCCGCACGTCGACCTACGCGTTCAAGGGCAGGTTTGTGTCGGCGCCGGAGATCGGCAAGGCGTTAGGCGTCCGCGCGCTCGTGACCGGCACCGTCAGGCGCGCGGGCGACCGGTTGCGCGTGACGACGCAGCTCGTGAGCGCCGCCGACGGCACGGTGATGTGGGACAGCGTCTACGAGAGCCGCTCGGGCGACGTGTTCGCCGTGCAGGACTCGCTCACGCGCGCCGTCGCCGCCGCGCTCGCGCGGACGTTAGGCGGCCGCGACGACCCGGCCGACCGGCCGCGCGCGACCGAGGTGACGGTCGGGCGGGGCACCACGAACGCGGAGGCGTACGAGCTCTATCTCAAGGGGATGTACTACTGGCACGAGCGCGGCGCGGAGAACGTCGCGCGGTCGATCGGGCTGTTCCAGCAGGCCATCGCCCGCGACCCCACGTTCGCGCGCGCGTACGCCGCGCTGGCGTTCGCCTACGAGGTGCTGCGCGTCTACGTCCCCGACCCCACGGACTCGGCCACGTCGCTGTTCAATGCGAGTGCGCGGCGCGCGATGACGCTCGACTCCACGCTCGCCGACGCGCAGATCGCGCAGGCCCTCGCGTTCGAGCACGACTTCCGCTTTCCGGAGGCGGAGCGATACTACCGCGCCGTGATCGCCGCCGAGCCGTCGAACGAGTTCGCGCACCACGTGCTCGGCTTCATGCTGCGGAGCATCGGGCGCACCGACGAGGCGATCGCCGAGCTGCGCGTGGCGACGCGGCTCGACCCGCTGGCCAAGTCGGCGGGGACGGTGCTCGGGGCGACGCTCACCGAGGCCCGTCGATTCGGAGAGGCCGAGACCGCGATCCGTCGCATCCTGGCGATCGACTCCACGTTCTCGCTCGCGCTCGGCGACCTCGGGCTCATCCAGGCGTTAGGCGGCCGGCCCGACTGCGCGGTGCGCACGCTGGAGCGTGGCGTACGGCTGCACCCCGAGGCGCGCGGGATGCACGGGAGACTGCTCTTCGCGTACGCCGCGGCGGGCCGGTGGGATGACGCGGAACGCGTGCGCGCGAGCCTTCACCAGCCCGGAGGCGATCTGTCGGGCGGCGTCGAGACGGCGTTCGCGGACTTCGTGCTCGACGACCGCGAGCCGCTCGTGCGCCTGCTCACCACGCGCGCGGGCCAGTACCACTGGATCAGCACCTTCGGCAGTCTTGGCTGCAACCCCTTCCTCGACCCGCTGTGGACCGACGCGCGCTTCCGCGCGGCGATGCGCGATCTCGGCGTCGCCCCGTGCGCGCTCGCCCGGCCATGGCCGTTCGCCCCGCCGACGCTCGCTCGATGA
- a CDS encoding protein kinase domain-containing protein — protein MTHLREQLQASLGTGYTIERELGGGGMSQVFVAEDTTLGRRVVVKVLPAALAAGVSIARFNREIALAARVQHPHVVPVLTAGQTGDGLPYYTMPYVEGESLRARLARGELPVADAVSVLRDVAKALDYAHGQGVTHRDIKPDNILLSRGSAVLTDFGVAKALSESAAGEGLTSVGVALGTPAYMAPEQAVADPHTDTRADIYALGVVAYEMLAGQPPFAGRNAQALLAAHATEAPVPLATLRPACPPVLAALVMRCLEKRPGDRPQTAGEILHALGTVPTADVAPTPAARPTPPRLAGRLPLALAALAALALVAGALARRAGAPVGDAIRSVAVLPFENTSGDTSYAYLEDGLADRVRDALSAAPALTVKARGSSRQLKGRDAREVGRALGVDAVVQGTVSRSRDRLHVTAELVRSATDAALWSRTLDGGADELPRMQDTIASDIAERLHVATATAPVTSARGTTNVDAYNSFLRGRYAADRLDWPHAIAHFRDAVARDPGFARAHGYLAIAYVNGPTLGAANVDSMNALASASARRALALDSTIAEAYAAQSLVLTAEMRFGDAVSPLAKALAFDSTNSDLLAGYGLALDQVGRVSDGLIWTRRAHDRDPLSGAATGIYGYALGLAGRYDAAVPMIRASLEIDPNNVLALQGVGVLYALVGRPDSAAVYLERAYHTAPGMFWRRANLVLADAMRGRRADAARQRALMEHEDLGNSPNFLRAVASIALGDTDKAMTALERSVAAKESLAGLVSLPCDPMFDSLKSDARFDALMRRVGARACPATAKWPIPRRTP, from the coding sequence ATGACCCACCTCCGCGAGCAGCTCCAGGCATCGTTAGGCACCGGGTACACCATCGAGCGCGAGCTCGGCGGCGGTGGCATGTCGCAGGTGTTCGTCGCCGAAGATACGACGCTCGGCCGCCGCGTGGTCGTGAAGGTGCTGCCGGCGGCGCTCGCGGCCGGCGTCTCGATCGCGCGGTTCAACCGGGAGATCGCGCTCGCCGCGCGCGTGCAGCATCCGCACGTCGTTCCCGTGCTCACTGCCGGGCAGACGGGCGACGGGCTGCCGTACTACACCATGCCGTACGTCGAGGGGGAGAGTCTCCGGGCCCGACTCGCGCGCGGCGAGCTGCCTGTAGCCGATGCGGTCTCCGTGCTGCGCGACGTCGCGAAGGCGCTCGACTACGCGCACGGGCAGGGCGTCACGCACCGCGACATCAAGCCCGACAACATTCTCCTGAGCCGGGGCTCGGCGGTCCTCACCGACTTCGGCGTGGCGAAGGCGCTCAGCGAGTCGGCCGCGGGCGAGGGGCTGACGTCGGTCGGCGTCGCGTTAGGCACGCCGGCCTACATGGCGCCCGAGCAGGCCGTCGCCGACCCGCATACCGACACACGCGCCGACATCTACGCGCTGGGCGTCGTGGCGTACGAGATGCTCGCCGGGCAGCCGCCGTTCGCCGGGCGCAACGCGCAGGCGCTGCTCGCCGCGCACGCCACCGAGGCGCCGGTGCCGCTCGCGACGCTCCGCCCCGCCTGCCCTCCGGTGCTGGCCGCGCTGGTGATGCGTTGCCTCGAGAAACGCCCGGGCGACCGGCCGCAGACGGCGGGGGAGATCCTGCACGCGTTAGGCACCGTCCCGACCGCCGACGTCGCGCCGACGCCCGCCGCCCGACCGACGCCGCCGCGCCTCGCCGGCCGCCTCCCACTCGCGCTGGCCGCGCTCGCGGCGCTGGCCCTCGTGGCGGGCGCACTCGCGCGGCGCGCCGGCGCGCCCGTCGGCGACGCGATTCGCTCGGTCGCCGTGCTCCCGTTCGAGAACACGAGTGGCGACACGTCGTATGCGTACCTGGAGGACGGGCTCGCCGACCGCGTCCGCGACGCGCTCAGCGCCGCGCCGGCGCTCACGGTGAAGGCGCGTGGATCGTCGCGGCAACTGAAGGGTCGGGACGCGCGCGAGGTCGGCCGCGCGCTCGGCGTCGACGCGGTGGTGCAGGGGACGGTGAGCCGGTCGCGCGACCGGCTGCACGTGACGGCGGAGCTCGTGCGCTCCGCGACCGACGCGGCGCTCTGGAGCCGCACGCTCGACGGCGGGGCCGACGAGCTTCCGCGCATGCAGGACACGATCGCCAGCGACATCGCCGAGCGGCTGCACGTGGCGACGGCGACGGCCCCCGTGACCAGCGCGCGCGGCACGACGAACGTCGACGCGTACAACAGCTTCCTGCGTGGGCGCTACGCCGCCGACCGCCTCGACTGGCCGCACGCGATCGCCCACTTCCGCGACGCCGTCGCACGCGACCCGGGCTTCGCGCGCGCCCACGGCTACCTCGCGATCGCGTACGTGAACGGCCCCACGCTCGGCGCCGCGAACGTCGACTCGATGAACGCGCTGGCGTCCGCGAGCGCGCGGCGGGCGCTCGCGCTCGACTCCACCATCGCGGAGGCGTACGCCGCGCAGTCGCTCGTGCTCACCGCCGAGATGCGTTTCGGCGACGCCGTCTCGCCGCTCGCGAAGGCGCTGGCGTTCGACTCCACGAACAGCGACCTCCTGGCGGGCTACGGCTTGGCGCTGGATCAGGTGGGGCGCGTGTCCGACGGACTCATATGGACGCGCCGCGCCCACGACCGCGACCCGCTCTCCGGGGCCGCGACGGGCATCTACGGCTACGCCCTCGGGCTGGCCGGCCGGTACGACGCCGCAGTCCCGATGATCCGCGCATCGCTCGAGATCGATCCGAACAACGTGCTCGCGCTCCAGGGCGTCGGCGTCCTCTACGCGCTCGTCGGGCGACCCGACAGCGCGGCCGTCTACCTCGAGCGAGCGTACCACACCGCGCCCGGCATGTTCTGGCGGCGCGCCAACCTCGTGCTGGCCGACGCGATGCGCGGGCGTCGCGCCGACGCGGCGCGGCAGCGCGCGCTGATGGAGCACGAGGACCTGGGCAACTCGCCCAACTTCCTGCGGGCGGTGGCGAGCATCGCGTTAGGCGACACCGACAAGGCGATGACGGCGCTCGAGCGCAGCGTCGCCGCGAAGGAGTCGCTCGCCGGCCTCGTCAGCCTGCCATGCGACCCGATGTTCGACTCTCTCAAGTCGGATGCCCGATTCGACGCGCTCATGCGCCGCGTCGGTGCGCGCGCGTGCCCCGCGACCGCGAAGTGGCCCATACCCCGCCGAACGCCCTGA
- a CDS encoding aminopeptidase P N-terminal domain-containing protein, which translates to MRLRLAYCLMMLVAALPSAARTLSAQIPAGEYADRRDQLLAHIDSGVVVAFGGAGEVTHWPPTRQLPSFMYLTGFDEPDAVLLLVKRGGARAATLFVPPRNPRMELFVGARVGPTEVQERTGMTGRPVADFRRALDSLLDAGLPMYVVSDVHSIDYAAVDTLTRSARFVEHLRSGRPALGVVSLDSVVERMRARKSPAELALLRRAAQISVAAHREAMRAAAPGCNEGEIQALMEGVFRRMGAERPSYGSIVGSGPNALVLHYDRNARQMEAGDLLLIDAAAEFDHYGADVTRTMPVSGRFTPAQRAVYDIVLAAQAAYVRQIRPGGTVRMANDSGRAVVGAGLARLGLIDSANATYDAPSPNRCPPAGCPQIGLYAWHGFGGHGIGLEVHDPAQYYDAPGNFAPGDVFTVEPGIYVNPAILDGLPDTPRNRALVARLRPVMDRYRNVGVRIEDDYAVTATGVEWLSAGVPREAAEIEALRRRPSPQLPGGGTCAKPRM; encoded by the coding sequence ATGCGCCTCCGCCTCGCCTACTGCCTCATGATGCTCGTCGCCGCGCTCCCGAGCGCGGCGAGGACTCTCTCCGCGCAGATCCCAGCCGGTGAGTACGCGGACCGCCGCGACCAGCTGCTCGCGCACATCGACTCCGGCGTCGTCGTCGCGTTCGGCGGTGCGGGCGAGGTCACGCACTGGCCGCCGACGCGACAGCTCCCGTCGTTCATGTATCTCACCGGCTTCGACGAGCCCGACGCGGTGCTGCTGCTCGTGAAGCGCGGCGGCGCGCGCGCGGCGACGCTGTTCGTGCCGCCGCGCAACCCGCGCATGGAGCTGTTCGTCGGCGCGCGCGTGGGGCCGACGGAGGTACAGGAGCGCACCGGCATGACCGGCCGCCCCGTCGCGGACTTCCGCCGCGCGCTCGACTCGCTGCTCGACGCGGGCTTGCCGATGTACGTCGTGTCGGACGTGCACTCGATCGACTACGCCGCCGTCGACACGCTCACGCGCAGCGCGCGCTTCGTCGAGCACCTGCGCAGCGGGCGCCCCGCGCTCGGCGTGGTGTCGCTCGACTCCGTCGTGGAGCGGATGCGCGCGCGGAAGAGCCCCGCCGAGCTCGCGCTGCTGCGCCGCGCCGCGCAGATCTCCGTCGCCGCGCACCGCGAGGCGATGCGCGCCGCGGCGCCCGGCTGCAACGAGGGCGAGATCCAGGCGCTGATGGAGGGCGTCTTCCGACGCATGGGTGCCGAGCGCCCATCGTACGGCAGCATCGTCGGCTCGGGACCGAACGCGCTCGTGCTGCACTACGATCGCAACGCGCGGCAGATGGAGGCCGGCGATCTGCTGCTCATCGACGCCGCCGCGGAGTTCGACCACTACGGCGCGGACGTGACGCGCACCATGCCGGTGAGCGGCCGCTTCACGCCGGCGCAGCGCGCGGTGTACGACATCGTGCTCGCGGCGCAGGCGGCGTACGTCAGGCAGATCCGCCCCGGCGGCACGGTGCGCATGGCGAACGACTCGGGGCGCGCGGTCGTCGGCGCTGGGCTCGCGCGGCTCGGCCTCATCGACTCCGCGAACGCGACGTACGACGCACCGTCGCCGAACCGCTGCCCGCCCGCGGGGTGTCCGCAGATCGGGTTGTACGCGTGGCACGGCTTCGGCGGGCACGGCATCGGCCTCGAGGTGCACGACCCGGCTCAGTACTACGACGCACCGGGCAACTTCGCGCCGGGCGACGTGTTCACCGTGGAGCCGGGGATCTACGTCAACCCCGCGATCCTCGACGGCCTGCCCGACACGCCGCGCAACCGCGCGCTCGTCGCGCGCCTGCGTCCGGTGATGGACCGCTATCGCAACGTCGGCGTGCGCATCGAGGACGACTACGCGGTGACGGCGACCGGCGTCGAGTGGCTCTCCGCCGGCGTGCCGCGCGAGGCCGCCGAGATCGAGGCGCTGCGCCGACGTCCCTCGCCGCAGCTGCCCGGCGGCGGCACGTGCGCGAAGCCGCGCATGTGA